From a single Aquincola tertiaricarbonis genomic region:
- a CDS encoding HAD-IA family hydrolase: MTTEALILDVDGTLADTEEAHRQSFNTAFEQMQLGWQWSAPTYRRLLAITGGKERIAAFIEEAQLPPAQRKALLARVPEIHALKTHVYTSTAREGGIALRTGVERLLDEARAAGLRLAIASTTTAANIDALLQAAWGARGLELFDVIACGDQVRHKKPAPDIYQLAMDALGLPPERCIAFEDSANGLASARAAGLWTVVTPTYWTEGSDFRGAGLLLPHLGDVQQPIAGEPGGQLQRAAWLGVQELQALACARDADRVQALYH; the protein is encoded by the coding sequence ATGACCACCGAAGCCCTGATCCTGGACGTGGACGGCACCCTGGCCGACACCGAGGAGGCGCACCGCCAGTCCTTCAACACCGCCTTCGAGCAGATGCAGCTCGGCTGGCAATGGAGTGCGCCCACCTACCGGCGACTGCTGGCCATCACCGGCGGCAAGGAGCGCATTGCCGCCTTCATCGAAGAGGCGCAGCTGCCGCCGGCCCAGCGCAAGGCGCTGCTGGCCCGGGTGCCCGAGATCCATGCATTGAAGACCCATGTCTACACAAGCACGGCGCGCGAAGGCGGCATCGCCCTGCGCACCGGCGTGGAGCGGTTGCTGGACGAGGCCCGCGCTGCCGGCCTGCGCCTGGCCATCGCCAGCACCACCACCGCCGCCAACATCGACGCGCTGCTGCAGGCCGCCTGGGGCGCCCGCGGGCTGGAGCTGTTCGACGTGATCGCCTGCGGCGACCAGGTGCGCCACAAGAAGCCCGCGCCCGACATCTACCAGCTGGCGATGGATGCGCTGGGCCTGCCGCCCGAGCGTTGCATCGCGTTCGAGGATTCGGCCAACGGCCTGGCCTCGGCCCGCGCCGCCGGGCTGTGGACCGTGGTCACGCCCACCTACTGGACCGAAGGCAGCGACTTCCGTGGCGCCGGCCTGCTGCTGCCCCACCTGGGCGACGTGCAGCAGCCCATCGCCGGCGAGCCCGGCGGCCAGCTGCAGCGCGCCGCCTGGCTGGGCGTGCAGGAGTTGCAGGCGCTGGCCTGTGCGCGTGACGCCGACCGCGTGCAGGCGCTGTACCACTGA
- the cbbX gene encoding CbbX protein — translation MDTATAPRALFESSGVKALLDQLDAELIGLAPVKGRIRDIAALLLIDKLREEQGLQSTPPSLHMCFTGNPGTGKTTVAMRMAGVLKQLGYVRKGHLVAVTRDDLVGQFIGHTAPKTKEVIKKAMGGVLFIDEAYYLYRPENERDYGQESIEILLQVMENQRDDLVVILAGYKDRMDTFFGSNPGMASRIAHHIDFPDYSEAELMQIAELMLQGLNYRFDGPAAHAFGRYLHLRRQQPHFANARSVRNALDRMRLRHATRLFDSQSALSKEQLCTLQAEDVLASRVFGMAPSAPVLQEVTR, via the coding sequence GTGGACACGGCCACCGCCCCGCGCGCATTGTTCGAAAGCTCCGGCGTCAAGGCGCTGCTCGACCAGCTGGACGCCGAGCTGATCGGGCTGGCGCCGGTCAAGGGCCGCATCCGCGACATCGCGGCGTTGCTGCTCATCGACAAGCTGCGCGAGGAGCAGGGCCTGCAGAGCACGCCGCCCAGCCTGCACATGTGTTTCACCGGCAACCCGGGCACCGGCAAGACCACCGTGGCCATGCGCATGGCCGGCGTGCTCAAGCAGCTGGGCTATGTGCGCAAGGGCCACCTGGTGGCAGTGACGCGTGACGACCTGGTGGGGCAGTTCATCGGCCACACCGCGCCCAAGACCAAGGAAGTGATCAAGAAGGCGATGGGCGGCGTGCTGTTCATCGACGAGGCCTACTACCTGTACCGCCCCGAGAACGAGCGCGACTACGGCCAGGAATCCATCGAGATCCTGCTGCAGGTGATGGAGAACCAGCGCGACGACCTGGTGGTGATCCTGGCGGGCTACAAGGACCGGATGGACACCTTCTTCGGCAGCAACCCGGGGATGGCCTCGCGCATCGCGCACCACATCGACTTTCCGGACTACAGCGAGGCCGAGCTGATGCAGATCGCCGAGCTGATGCTGCAGGGCCTGAATTACCGCTTCGACGGCCCGGCGGCGCATGCCTTCGGCCGCTACCTGCACCTGCGGCGCCAGCAGCCGCACTTTGCCAATGCACGCTCGGTGCGCAATGCGCTCGACCGCATGCGGCTGCGGCATGCCACGCGCCTCTTCGACTCGCAATCGGCGCTGAGCAAGGAGCAGCTGTGCACGTTGCAGGCCGAGGACGTGCTGGCCTCGCGGGTGTTTGGCATGGCGCCGTCCGCGCCGGTCTTGCAGGAGGTGACGCGATGA
- a CDS encoding ribulose bisphosphate carboxylase small subunit, protein MRITQGTFSFLPELTDAQITRQLEYCLQKGWAIGVEYTDDPHPRNTFWEMHGNPMFDLRDAAGVLQEINDCRKTFPDQYIRVTAFDSTHGTESVVLSFIVNRPKEEPGFRLIRTEEPGRTLRYSIESYSVQARPEGTRYSGPSATR, encoded by the coding sequence ATGCGCATCACCCAAGGCACCTTCTCGTTCCTGCCCGAGCTGACGGACGCCCAGATCACCCGCCAGCTGGAGTATTGCCTGCAAAAGGGCTGGGCCATCGGCGTGGAATACACCGACGACCCGCACCCGCGCAACACCTTCTGGGAAATGCACGGCAACCCGATGTTCGACCTGCGCGACGCCGCCGGCGTGCTGCAGGAGATCAACGACTGCCGCAAGACCTTCCCTGACCAGTACATCCGCGTCACCGCCTTCGACAGCACCCACGGCACCGAATCGGTGGTGCTGAGCTTCATCGTCAACCGGCCGAAGGAAGAGCCCGGCTTCCGCCTCATCCGCACCGAGGAGCCCGGCCGCACGCTGCGCTACAGCATCGAGAGCTACTCGGTGCAGGCGCGGCCCGAAGGCACGCGCTACAGCGGACCTTCGGCAACGCGCTGA
- a CDS encoding form I ribulose bisphosphate carboxylase large subunit, which translates to MGSMSEAKQITDTKKRYAAGVLKYAQMGYWDPDYEPKATDILALFRITPQDGVDPVEAAAAVAGESSTATWTVVWTDRLTACDMYRAKAYRVDPVPGTPGQFFCYVAYDLSLFEEGSITNVAASVIGNVFSFKPLKAARLEDMKFPVAYVKTFSGPPTGIVVERERLDKFGRPLLGATTKPKLGLSGRNYGRVVYEGLRGGLDFMKDDENINSQPFMHWRDRFLFVMDAVNKASAATGEVKGSYLNVTAGTMEEMYRRAEFAKSLGSVIVMVDLVVGYTGIQSLSHWCRQNDMILHLHRAGHGTYTRQKNHGVSFRVIAKWMRLAGVDHIHAGTAVGKLEGDPMTVQGYYNVCRDTQTKVDLPRGIYFDQDWGALKKVMPVASGGIHAGQMHQLIDLFGDDVVLQFGGGTIGHPQGIQAGATANRVALEAMVLARNEGRNLLEEGPQILRDAAKWCSPLAAALDTWGDITFNYTSTDTSDYVATPSVA; encoded by the coding sequence ATGGGCAGCATGAGCGAAGCCAAGCAGATCACCGACACCAAGAAGCGTTATGCCGCCGGGGTGTTGAAGTACGCACAGATGGGCTACTGGGACCCCGACTACGAGCCCAAGGCCACCGACATCCTGGCGCTGTTCCGCATCACGCCGCAAGACGGGGTGGACCCGGTGGAGGCCGCTGCCGCGGTGGCCGGCGAAAGCAGCACCGCCACCTGGACGGTGGTGTGGACCGACCGCCTGACCGCTTGCGACATGTACCGCGCCAAGGCCTACCGCGTCGACCCGGTGCCGGGCACGCCGGGCCAGTTCTTCTGCTACGTGGCCTACGACCTCAGCCTGTTCGAAGAAGGCTCCATCACCAACGTGGCGGCCTCCGTCATCGGCAACGTGTTCAGCTTCAAGCCGCTGAAGGCCGCGCGGCTGGAGGACATGAAGTTCCCGGTGGCCTACGTCAAGACCTTCAGCGGCCCGCCCACCGGCATCGTGGTGGAGCGTGAGCGGCTGGACAAGTTCGGTCGCCCGCTGCTGGGCGCCACCACCAAGCCCAAGCTGGGCCTGTCGGGCCGCAACTACGGCCGCGTGGTGTACGAGGGCCTGCGCGGCGGGCTGGACTTCATGAAGGACGACGAGAACATCAACTCGCAGCCCTTCATGCACTGGCGCGACCGCTTCCTGTTCGTGATGGACGCGGTGAACAAGGCCAGCGCCGCCACCGGAGAGGTCAAGGGCAGCTACCTCAACGTGACCGCCGGCACGATGGAGGAGATGTACCGCCGTGCCGAGTTCGCCAAGAGCCTGGGCTCGGTCATCGTGATGGTGGACCTGGTGGTGGGTTACACCGGCATCCAGAGCCTGAGCCACTGGTGCCGGCAGAACGACATGATCCTGCACCTGCACCGCGCAGGCCACGGCACCTACACCCGCCAGAAGAACCATGGTGTGAGCTTCCGCGTCATTGCCAAGTGGATGCGCCTGGCCGGCGTGGACCACATCCATGCCGGCACCGCGGTGGGCAAGCTGGAAGGCGACCCGATGACGGTGCAGGGCTACTACAACGTGTGCCGCGACACGCAGACGAAGGTGGACCTGCCGCGCGGCATCTACTTCGACCAGGACTGGGGCGCGCTGAAGAAGGTGATGCCGGTGGCCTCGGGCGGCATCCACGCCGGCCAGATGCACCAGCTGATCGACCTCTTCGGCGACGACGTGGTGCTGCAGTTCGGCGGCGGCACCATCGGCCATCCGCAGGGCATCCAGGCCGGTGCCACCGCCAACCGCGTGGCGCTGGAAGCCATGGTGCTGGCCCGCAACGAAGGCCGCAACCTGCTGGAAGAAGGGCCGCAGATCCTGCGCGACGCAGCCAAGTGGTGCAGCCCGCTGGCCGCCGCGCTCGACACCTGGGGCGACATCACCTTCAACTACACGTCGACCGACACCTCGGACTACGTGGCCACGCCTTCCGTGGCTTGA
- a CDS encoding LysR family transcriptional regulator, with protein sequence MPLTRNATFRQLAAFHAVARLGSVSMAADELHLTQPAISIQIRALEESARTPLLQRAGRGVRLTEAGELLAGYAARIIELWREAGEEMATLQGVFSGTLRVGAVTTAEYLLPPLLVTFANEHPKVKVKLQVGNRDEIVRMLAGQDIDLAIMGRPPAELKTEATAFARHPMAFLAAPGHATLKQGEMGLADLAGMHLLVRERGSGTRATLERLFKDARLPLRIGSEMSSNEAIKQMCAAGFGVAFLSMHTCVLELEAGLLELLPMAANPVEREWFVMRLASRQLSQVASAFERFLIDQGQDQLIQQLKPRARRRRAGRA encoded by the coding sequence ATGCCGCTCACCCGTAACGCCACCTTTCGCCAGTTGGCCGCGTTCCATGCCGTTGCGCGGCTGGGCAGCGTGTCGATGGCCGCCGACGAACTGCACCTCACGCAGCCGGCCATCTCCATCCAGATCCGCGCGCTGGAAGAGTCGGCGCGCACACCGCTGCTGCAGCGCGCCGGGCGCGGCGTGCGGCTCACCGAAGCCGGCGAACTGCTGGCCGGCTATGCGGCCCGCATCATCGAGCTCTGGCGCGAGGCGGGCGAAGAGATGGCCACGCTGCAGGGCGTGTTCTCGGGCACGCTGCGGGTGGGCGCCGTCACCACCGCCGAGTACCTGCTGCCGCCGCTGCTGGTGACCTTTGCCAACGAGCACCCCAAGGTGAAGGTGAAGCTGCAGGTGGGCAACCGCGACGAGATCGTGCGCATGCTGGCCGGCCAGGACATCGACCTGGCCATCATGGGCCGGCCGCCGGCCGAGCTGAAGACCGAGGCCACCGCCTTCGCCCGCCACCCGATGGCCTTTCTGGCGGCGCCCGGGCATGCCACGCTCAAGCAGGGCGAAATGGGCCTGGCCGACCTGGCCGGCATGCACCTGCTGGTGCGTGAGCGTGGCTCAGGCACCCGCGCCACACTGGAGCGCCTGTTCAAGGACGCGCGGCTGCCGCTGCGCATCGGCAGCGAGATGTCGAGCAACGAGGCCATCAAGCAGATGTGCGCGGCCGGCTTCGGCGTCGCCTTCCTGTCGATGCACACCTGCGTGCTGGAGCTGGAAGCCGGCCTGCTGGAGCTACTGCCCATGGCCGCCAACCCGGTGGAGCGTGAGTGGTTCGTGATGCGTTTGGCCTCACGTCAGCTGTCCCAGGTCGCCAGCGCGTTCGAGCGCTTCCTGATCGACCAGGGCCAGGACCAGCTGATCCAGCAGCTCAAGCCCCGCGCGCGCCGGCGGCGGGCGGGGCGGGCCTAG
- a CDS encoding MxaL protein, producing the protein MRRWVLQPGRAWAWLRQRQEAALLALAALLLLGCLLPGHLTLQRARFDHVVVLDITQSMNVPDALIDGRPAPRIDAAKHALREVLLDLPCGSKLGWGIFTEYRTLLVLAPVEVCENLGELRATLANLDGRMAWINGSEVAKGLHSGLAVAKQLEDKPSLVFITDGHESPPLHPRHRPKLNGEPGEVPGLIVGVGQAQPSPIPKRDPQGRPIGVWGADEVLQADPRSRGRSGSVAGEGMADDAAGPSVSVGATPGTEHLSGLREPYLRLLAQEDGLQYHHLDGPRGLSEALRAPQFQRPVPVKLPLRDVLAPLALVVLVLPYGWQLWRRWRGRRPRPRPAPPAAGARGA; encoded by the coding sequence GTGAGGCGCTGGGTGCTGCAGCCGGGCCGGGCCTGGGCCTGGCTGCGCCAGCGGCAGGAAGCGGCGCTGCTGGCCCTGGCCGCGCTGCTGCTGCTGGGCTGCCTGCTGCCAGGCCACCTCACGCTGCAGCGCGCCCGCTTCGACCATGTGGTGGTGCTGGACATCACCCAGAGCATGAACGTGCCCGATGCGCTGATCGATGGCCGGCCCGCGCCACGCATCGACGCCGCCAAGCACGCGCTGCGCGAGGTGCTGCTCGATCTGCCCTGCGGCTCCAAGCTGGGTTGGGGCATCTTCACCGAGTACCGCACGCTGCTGGTGCTGGCGCCGGTGGAGGTGTGCGAGAACCTGGGCGAGCTGCGCGCCACGCTGGCCAACCTGGACGGCCGCATGGCCTGGATCAACGGCAGCGAAGTGGCCAAGGGCCTGCACAGCGGCCTGGCCGTGGCCAAACAGCTGGAAGACAAGCCTTCGCTGGTCTTCATCACCGATGGCCACGAGTCGCCGCCGCTGCACCCGCGCCACCGGCCCAAGCTCAATGGCGAGCCGGGCGAGGTACCCGGCCTCATCGTCGGCGTCGGCCAGGCCCAGCCCTCGCCCATCCCCAAGCGCGACCCGCAGGGCCGCCCCATCGGCGTGTGGGGTGCGGATGAAGTGCTGCAGGCCGACCCACGCAGCCGCGGCCGCAGCGGCAGCGTGGCCGGTGAAGGCATGGCCGACGATGCGGCCGGCCCCAGCGTCTCGGTGGGTGCCACGCCGGGGACCGAGCACCTGTCGGGCCTGCGTGAGCCCTACCTGCGCCTGCTGGCGCAGGAAGACGGCCTGCAGTACCACCACCTCGACGGGCCGCGCGGCCTGAGCGAGGCGCTGCGCGCCCCGCAGTTCCAGCGGCCGGTGCCGGTGAAACTGCCGCTGCGCGACGTGCTGGCGCCGCTGGCGCTGGTGGTGTTGGTGCTGCCTTATGGGTGGCAGCTGTGGCGGCGCTGGCGCGGGCGCCGCCCGCGGCCTAGGCCCGCCCCGCCCGCCGCCGGCGCGCGCGGGGCTTGA
- a CDS encoding vWA domain-containing protein: protein MIRFDTPGWLLLLPLAALPWLLRQRDAMPNTWLATMPHDLASDSLALALHAAAALALAGLVVALADPYRPEYTVERVGRGAEIVLVLDRSRSMDQGFGGARAAGAPVRGTGPEALDYYSRLRAAQNRESKGQVARQLLADFAGRRPEDRFGMVLFSTLPMRVLEFTQKPEAIQAAIAAGNIGRGLSETNIGLALESSLGFFADRPYTGSRIVMLVSDGGDRLDAAIRDRISHLVHKHRVAIYWIYIRSAMSAGLQPAEAGNAAAPVDAEAAPEFFLHRFFESLGTPYRAYEADNPEALQKAIDDVNRLENLPIVYEDVVPRRSLAPWALGAALVAVLLLLVARTLEIRRWS from the coding sequence ATGATCCGCTTCGACACGCCCGGCTGGTTGCTGCTGTTGCCGCTGGCCGCCTTGCCCTGGCTGCTGCGCCAGCGCGATGCCATGCCCAACACCTGGCTGGCCACCATGCCGCACGACCTGGCCTCCGACAGCCTGGCGCTGGCGCTGCATGCCGCCGCCGCGCTGGCGCTGGCCGGGCTGGTGGTGGCGCTGGCTGACCCCTACCGGCCCGAATACACCGTGGAGCGTGTGGGTCGCGGCGCCGAGATCGTGCTGGTGCTGGACCGCAGCCGCAGCATGGACCAGGGCTTTGGAGGCGCGCGCGCCGCCGGTGCGCCGGTGCGTGGCACCGGGCCCGAGGCGCTGGACTACTACTCGCGCCTGCGCGCGGCGCAGAACCGTGAATCCAAGGGCCAGGTGGCCCGCCAGCTGCTGGCCGACTTTGCCGGCCGGCGGCCGGAAGACCGTTTCGGCATGGTGCTGTTCAGCACGCTGCCGATGCGGGTGCTGGAGTTCACGCAGAAGCCCGAGGCCATCCAGGCCGCCATCGCGGCCGGCAACATCGGCCGCGGCCTGAGCGAGACCAACATCGGCCTGGCGCTGGAAAGCTCGCTGGGCTTCTTCGCCGACCGGCCGTACACCGGCTCGCGCATCGTGATGCTGGTGTCCGACGGTGGCGACCGGCTGGACGCCGCGATCCGCGATCGCATCAGCCACCTGGTGCACAAGCACCGCGTGGCCATCTACTGGATTTACATCCGCTCGGCCATGAGCGCGGGGCTGCAGCCCGCCGAGGCCGGCAACGCGGCGGCACCGGTCGATGCCGAGGCCGCGCCCGAGTTCTTCCTGCACCGCTTCTTCGAATCGCTGGGCACCCCTTACCGCGCCTATGAAGCCGACAACCCCGAGGCGCTGCAGAAGGCCATCGACGACGTGAACCGGCTGGAGAACCTGCCCATCGTCTATGAAGACGTGGTGCCCCGCCGCAGCCTGGCCCCGTGGGCGCTGGGTGCGGCTCTGGTGGCCGTGCTGCTGCTGCTGGTCGCGCGCACGCTGGAGATCCGCCGATGGTCATGA